Proteins from one Nakamurella multipartita DSM 44233 genomic window:
- a CDS encoding ankyrin repeat domain-containing protein, which translates to MPDDVPTELPDHPDLDQLRRQAKELRRAAAAGDPAALAPFGGSEITLARAQRVLALSYGFASWPRLVQHVRVRADLTRAMDATADADDPLDRFLRTACLSYTEPSAAGRARDQLAADPSLAGRSAATLAACGRAVELADRMARDPAAATREAGPHRWPPLLYLCYSRLGLGDPVGAARVLLAAGANPNSGFLWQGLPSPFTALTGVLGGGERDEPPHPQAVELAELLLAAGADPNDNQAFYNRQFRPDNDHLGPLLRHGAGQPRPSPWRDRLGAAYPSPEQMVGEHLRTAAQHGFDERVRLLLAHGVDPTTRGYHPILGDATAYEVAVRFGHPTAAALLAAAGGRSDRLDATDLLLAAALSGDDSLAPTGPPDPITDLPTRRPDAMRLAAEQHDIAALARLLALGYHVDTPGAGHVTALHEAALRGDAAMCRWLIDHGADPTVTERRFGATPAGWAAHAGHRELAGWLTDRAAAAG; encoded by the coding sequence ATGCCCGACGACGTGCCCACCGAGCTGCCGGACCATCCCGACCTGGATCAGCTGCGCCGGCAGGCCAAAGAGCTGCGCCGCGCGGCCGCGGCCGGCGACCCGGCCGCGCTCGCACCGTTCGGCGGAAGCGAGATCACCCTCGCCCGGGCCCAGCGGGTACTGGCCCTCTCCTACGGTTTCGCCAGCTGGCCCCGCCTGGTGCAGCACGTGCGCGTCCGGGCCGACCTGACCAGGGCGATGGACGCCACCGCCGACGCCGACGACCCGCTCGACCGCTTCCTGCGCACGGCCTGCCTGAGCTACACCGAGCCCTCCGCCGCCGGCCGGGCCCGCGACCAGCTCGCCGCGGATCCGTCCCTGGCCGGCCGATCGGCGGCGACGCTCGCCGCCTGCGGCCGGGCCGTGGAGCTGGCCGACCGGATGGCCCGGGATCCGGCGGCCGCGACCCGCGAGGCCGGACCGCACCGCTGGCCCCCGCTGCTGTACCTGTGCTACTCCCGCCTGGGCCTGGGCGACCCGGTCGGCGCCGCCCGGGTGCTGCTGGCCGCCGGAGCCAACCCGAACAGTGGCTTCCTGTGGCAGGGCCTGCCGTCGCCGTTCACCGCGCTGACCGGGGTGCTCGGCGGCGGCGAGCGGGACGAGCCGCCACACCCGCAGGCGGTCGAGCTGGCCGAGCTGCTGCTGGCCGCCGGCGCCGACCCGAACGACAACCAGGCCTTCTACAACCGCCAGTTCCGCCCGGACAACGACCATCTCGGGCCGCTGCTGCGGCACGGCGCCGGGCAGCCCCGGCCCTCGCCCTGGCGGGACCGGCTCGGCGCGGCCTACCCGTCACCGGAACAGATGGTCGGCGAGCACCTGCGCACCGCCGCCCAGCACGGGTTCGACGAGCGGGTCCGCCTCCTGCTCGCCCACGGCGTGGACCCCACCACCCGCGGCTACCACCCGATCCTGGGTGACGCGACCGCCTACGAGGTCGCCGTCCGGTTCGGGCACCCCACCGCGGCGGCGCTGCTGGCCGCGGCCGGCGGGCGCAGCGACCGGCTCGACGCCACCGACCTGCTGCTGGCCGCGGCCCTGTCCGGAGACGATTCGCTGGCCCCGACCGGGCCGCCGGACCCGATCACCGACCTGCCCACCCGCCGGCCGGACGCGATGCGGCTGGCCGCCGAGCAGCACGACATCGCCGCACTGGCCCGGCTGCTCGCGCTCGGCTACCACGTCGACACCCCCGGCGCGGGCCACGTCACCGCCCTGCACGAGGCGGCGTTGCGCGGCGACGCGGCGATGTGCCGGTGGCTGATCGACCACGGCGCCGACCCGACGGTGACCGAACGCCGGTTCGGCGCCACCCCGGCCGGCTGGGCCGCCCACGCCGGGCACCGGGAGCTGGCCGGCTGGCTGACCGACCGCGCCGCCGCCGCCGGCTGA